The following proteins come from a genomic window of Microbacterium sp. SY138:
- a CDS encoding SIR2 family protein — translation MSELVARVAMLEGDGEGADAARIDADAWWRAHGKGELGYSTLLEQLAHTPAARQGLLAEFFEGTTADGEPLVPSRAHHVIAQLVKRGAVRVIVTTNFDRLMEQALEAVGISPQVISRAEAVNGMMPLAHAPATVIKLHGDYKDLGSRNTPSELSEYPAEWINVLSQVFEEYGLVISGWSAEWDNALVHALEVARHRYPLFWDERSARKANAKRLIAARRGVCVPATNADALFTELAENLDALDRMSAAPLTTALAVARLKKYLPDPVRRLDLHDLVMGVVDEVVEGIATQPITGGGADVTGEDLQAVWEERFRSMERLAPLLIEGVWHDIEGHHDQLWQDVVQRLVDVAAAFEPSYNEGYRGARRIPALVALEVISITATKRGREELLPQLTSRVEVVDRYRGTDPQNCVQFLHYLRIANDEWVNVMPRSEQTHFYYPVSHVFLEDTRRYFGDLIGGDDSFQAAFHGFEYRMGLLQSHRGGYRAISGEYVGDWAWLDEVPKAEARFRRDVERNGSDEWIRVLVSDEGTLDDALIAHRATLERYRRY, via the coding sequence GTGAGTGAACTCGTCGCCCGCGTCGCCATGCTGGAGGGGGATGGCGAGGGTGCCGATGCAGCACGGATCGATGCGGATGCGTGGTGGCGGGCCCACGGGAAAGGAGAACTCGGGTACTCCACGCTCCTCGAACAGCTCGCTCACACGCCAGCGGCGCGACAGGGACTCCTAGCTGAGTTCTTCGAGGGCACGACGGCGGACGGCGAGCCACTCGTCCCCAGTCGAGCGCACCATGTCATCGCCCAGCTCGTCAAGCGTGGGGCCGTCCGGGTCATCGTCACCACAAACTTCGACCGACTCATGGAACAAGCGTTGGAGGCCGTTGGGATCTCCCCACAGGTGATCTCCCGCGCGGAAGCGGTAAACGGGATGATGCCGCTCGCTCACGCTCCCGCCACTGTCATCAAGCTTCACGGAGACTACAAGGATCTCGGTTCGCGCAACACGCCGTCGGAACTGTCCGAGTACCCTGCCGAGTGGATAAATGTGCTGTCACAAGTGTTCGAGGAGTATGGACTGGTCATCTCCGGATGGTCCGCCGAATGGGACAACGCACTTGTCCACGCGCTTGAGGTAGCGCGTCACCGGTATCCGCTCTTCTGGGATGAACGCAGCGCTCGGAAGGCAAATGCGAAGCGTCTCATCGCGGCTCGACGAGGGGTGTGCGTCCCCGCTACGAATGCGGATGCGCTGTTCACCGAACTTGCGGAAAACCTTGACGCCCTGGACCGTATGTCGGCGGCGCCACTCACCACCGCCTTGGCGGTTGCGCGTCTGAAGAAGTACCTCCCTGATCCTGTCCGTCGGTTGGATCTTCACGATCTGGTGATGGGAGTGGTCGACGAGGTGGTCGAGGGGATCGCCACCCAGCCCATCACAGGGGGCGGGGCTGACGTCACCGGCGAGGATCTCCAAGCAGTTTGGGAGGAGCGATTCCGATCCATGGAGCGTCTTGCGCCACTCCTCATTGAAGGTGTCTGGCACGACATCGAAGGGCACCACGACCAGCTGTGGCAAGACGTCGTGCAACGTCTCGTGGACGTGGCGGCGGCCTTCGAGCCGAGTTACAACGAGGGCTATCGGGGGGCGCGGCGGATACCGGCGCTCGTCGCTCTCGAGGTGATCTCCATAACCGCGACCAAGCGCGGGCGGGAAGAATTGCTCCCCCAACTCACGTCCCGTGTAGAGGTAGTCGACCGCTACCGAGGCACTGACCCGCAGAACTGTGTCCAGTTTCTCCATTACCTACGCATCGCGAACGACGAGTGGGTCAACGTCATGCCGCGAAGTGAGCAAACACACTTCTACTACCCGGTCAGTCACGTCTTCCTTGAAGACACCCGCAGATACTTCGGTGACCTCATCGGCGGTGACGACAGCTTTCAAGCTGCATTTCACGGGTTCGAGTACCGCATGGGCCTCCTCCAATCGCACCGCGGCGGCTACCGTGCCATCTCCGGCGAGTATGTCGGGGACTGGGCATGGCTGGACGAGGTTCCGAAAGCCGAAGCTCGGTTCCGTCGCGATGTGGAGCGCAACGGCAGCGACGAGTGGATTCGTGTTCTCGTCAGCGATGAGGGCACGCTCGATGACGCGCTCATCGCACACCGGGCTACGCTCGAGCGTTACCGCCGGTACTAA
- a CDS encoding ribokinase, with amino-acid sequence MVTPALPSLVVVGSANVDVTAFVDRLPTAGETVAGGRLSRDLGGKGANQAVAAAKLGGRVRMVGAVGDDADGTWTREEMIRAGVDVADLRTVDAPTGTALIVVDSDAENQIAVCPGANDHVALDGVTFREDEAVLMQLEIALAVVEAVAAIATGFVAVNAAPAQPLPEALLRRVDLFIVNETERELMPELAEAELVAVTYGAAGAALYRRGEEIARADGVRAEAVNTVGAGDAFCAALVLALRAGNSPADALAAACAVGSAAVSHLSSQPPLAHLNRYLPVR; translated from the coding sequence ATGGTCACTCCCGCTCTTCCGTCTCTCGTCGTCGTCGGCAGTGCGAACGTCGACGTCACCGCGTTCGTCGATCGCCTCCCCACCGCAGGTGAGACCGTGGCGGGAGGACGACTCTCCCGCGATCTGGGCGGGAAGGGTGCGAATCAGGCCGTCGCCGCCGCGAAGCTCGGGGGACGGGTGCGCATGGTCGGCGCCGTCGGCGATGACGCCGACGGGACCTGGACGCGAGAGGAGATGATCCGGGCCGGAGTGGACGTCGCCGATCTGCGGACCGTGGACGCACCTACCGGAACGGCCCTGATCGTGGTGGATTCCGACGCCGAGAATCAGATCGCGGTCTGCCCGGGAGCGAACGACCACGTGGCCCTCGACGGGGTGACCTTCCGAGAAGACGAGGCGGTGCTCATGCAGTTGGAGATCGCACTCGCCGTCGTCGAAGCGGTGGCCGCCATCGCCACCGGTTTCGTCGCGGTCAACGCCGCCCCCGCCCAGCCCTTGCCCGAGGCCCTGCTGCGCCGCGTGGACCTGTTCATCGTGAACGAGACCGAACGCGAGCTCATGCCCGAGCTCGCCGAAGCCGAGCTCGTCGCCGTCACCTACGGGGCGGCCGGGGCGGCGTTGTACCGCCGGGGCGAGGAGATCGCACGGGCCGACGGCGTCCGTGCGGAGGCCGTGAACACCGTCGGCGCGGGCGATGCGTTCTGTGCGGCTCTCGTGCTCGCGCTTCGCGCCGGAAATTCGCCGGCCGACGCGCTTGCAGCCGCCTGTGCGGTCGGATCCGCGGCCGTGTCGCACCTCTCGTCGCAGCCGCCGCTCGCGCACCTGAACCGGTATCTGCCCGTGCGGTGA